A window of the Oncorhynchus kisutch isolate 150728-3 unplaced genomic scaffold, Okis_V2 scaffold2905, whole genome shotgun sequence genome harbors these coding sequences:
- the LOC116371031 gene encoding retinoid-inducible serine carboxypeptidase yields MMGLTKTSACSVVLLLVVAIDTGFSNPLKSKESWGYVDVREGAHMFWWLYYADSPSASYSQLPLVMWLQGGPGGSGCGFGNFEEIGPLDRDLEPRKNSWVQYSSVLFVDNPVGTGFSYTDSDEAFATDVATVASDMLVLLKQFFNKEEQFQSVPFYIFSESYGGKMAAAISLELTKAVEKGTLKCNFAGVALGDSWISPLDSVMTWGPYLYSTSLLDDYGLREVSSAAEAVKQAVDQGQYLKATELWSVTESVVEQNTNGVNFYNILTQEPDEMSSVAGEGFLSLLMRHHISPLHRQSLSQLMNGPIRKKLGIIPQNVTWGGQAEAVFSSMSGDFMKPVVDVVDQLLDAGVNVTVYNGQLDLIVDTMGQEQWVKQLKWVGLQSFSQMKWTALDDPAFPGVTGAFYKTYKNFSFYWILKAGHMIPSDQGPMALQMLKMITQQD; encoded by the exons ATGATGGGTTTGACGAAAACAAGCGCTTGCAGCGTTGTGTTGCTACTTGTCGTGGCCATTGATACAG GGTTCTCGAATCCCCTAAAATCAAAAGAATCCTGGGGATATGTTGATGTACGCGAGGGGGCACATATGTTCTGGTGGCTTTACTATGCTGACAGCCCGTCCGCCAGCTACTCCCAGCTGCCTCTCGTGATGTGGCTGCAG GGAGGTCCGGGAGGATCAGGCTGTGGCTTCGGGAACTTTGAAGAGATCGGACCCCTGGACAGAGACCTTGAgcctaggaaaaactcctgg GTTCAGTACTCCAGTGTATTGTTCGTTGACAACCCGGTAGGAACAGGCTTCAGCTACACGGACTCAGACGAGGCCTTCGCTACTGACGTGGCTACGGTCGCCTCCGACATGCTGGTGCTGCTCAAACAGTTCTTTAACAAGGAGGAACAGTTCCAG AGCGTGCCCTTCTACATATTCTCAGAGTCCTATGGAGGGAAGATGGCTGCCGCGATCTCGCTGGAACTCACTAAG gcCGTAGAAAAAGGAACCCTGAAGTGTAACTTTGCCGGAGTGGCTCTGGGAGACTCTTGGATTTCTCCACTGG aCTCTGTTATGACCTGGGGTCCTTATCTGTACAGCACG TCCCTGCTAGATGACTACGGCCTGCGGGAGGTGAGCAGTGCAGCGGAGGCGGTGAAGCAGGCGGTGGATCAGGGGCAGTACCTGAAGGCCACAGAGCTCTGGTCTGTCACTGAGAGTGTCGTGGAACAG AACACAAACGGAGTCAACTTCTACAACATCCTCACCCAGGAACCTGATGAGATGTCCTCCGTGGCTGGAGAAGGATTCCTCT CCCTGCTGATGCGGCACCACATTAGCCCCCTCCACCGCCAATCACTGAGCCAGTTGATGAACGGGCCAATCAGGAAGAAGCTGGGAATCATCCCTCAGAACGTCACCTGGGGAG GTCAGGCTGAGGCAGTGTTCAGCAGCATGTCAGGTGACTTCATGAAGCCAGTGGTGGATGTGGTGGATCAGCTGTTGGATGCTGGGGTCAACGTCACTGTCTACAACGGACAGCTGGACCTCATAGTGGACACCATGG GTCAGGAGCAATGGGTGAAGCAGCTGAAGTGGGTGGGGCTCCAGAGCTTCAGCCAAATGAAATGGACTGCCCTTGACGACCCTGCCTTCCCGGGGGTGACCGGCGCCTTCTACAAGACCTACAAGAACTTCTCCTTCTACTGGATCCTCAAGGCTGGTCACATG ATCCCCTCGGACCAGGGACCCATGGCACTGCAGATGCTGAAGATGATCACACAGCAggactga
- the LOC109885205 gene encoding cytosolic endo-beta-N-acetylglucosaminidase-like produces MDGALTTEHQEDGSLRRRKTEDEGEDQIGSKLSKTETTGLESCLDEPVELRSVHEVIKYGASSLPAKHYDPDTTEPISSGLQSLEELLSWKRSEANPFNVATVPLANREPSLASTPHRTLVSHDMMGGYLDDRFLQGAESDAPYVFYHWQYIDVFNYFSHNTVTIPPSVWTNAAHRHGVIVLGTFITEWTDGGKMCEVFLKEEESYRAVADRLVQIAHCYGFDGWLINIENPLGETAVKNTPLFLRYLTDQMHERVPGSMVLWYDSVLENGQLKWQNELNPSNRVFFSACDGIFTNYNWTEQNLEGMKAYSAAQGRLADIFVGVDVFARGEVVGGKLETNKALEMIRKHDFSTAIFAPGWVYESIPDKNDFRKEQDKFWSLLSDFLYVHRPSSPLPFVSSFCQGAGTSLYWRGQREVDRSWFNLDAQELQPLYYRETLEGEGWLRTQGCPEDAWSGGSSLLVEGVLPSMLSKVCARIFSLQVPLSSRVFVSLIYKPSPGVTVSLELKTADATLCTHRGVQDIPTSSIEPIALTEDHQLMRQFSQSCGQWNPDGWTVRCSQLELQGCALRDVCVSVRRDGGDKDTPFKCRVGEIMILDAESLSVAPLPVQSVCLYDVVWLRGANKLNLNATLRWRYPAQLVRHFLVYWRRLRGPDPRIPSGKLALIGRAYCPLFRVTELTVPEPPGLLELVVEPVSREGFRVPESQWGRRSLSYTEERTDQS; encoded by the exons ATGGACGGTGCATTGACTACTGAGCATCAGGAGGATGGGTCTTTgcggaggagaaagacagaagacgAAGGAGAGGATCAGATCGGGAGCAAGTTGTCAAAAACGGAAACCACAGG TTTGGAGTCTTGCTTGGATGAGCCAGTTGAGTTGAGAAGTGTTCATGAAGTCATCAAGTATGGAGCCTCGTCTCTGCCAG CTAAGCATTATGACCCGGACACCACCGAGCCAATCAGCTCCGGCCTTCAGTCCCTGGAGGAGCTGTTGTCGTGGAAACGCAGCGAGGCCAACCCCTTCAACGTGGCGACGGTGCCCCTGGCCAATCGGGAGCCTTCTCTGGCCAGCACGCCGCACCGGACTCTGGTGAGTCACGACATGATGGGCGGATACCTGGATGACAG GTTTCTGCAGGGAGCAGAGTCGGATGCTCCCTATGTGTTCTACCACTGGCAGTACATCGACGTGTTTAACTACTTCAGCCACAACACGGTGACCATCCCCCCGTCCGTCTGGACCAACGCTGCTCACCGACACGGAGTCATCGTCCTGG GCACCTTCATCACTGAGTGGACGGACGGGGGGAAGATGTGCGAGGTCTTCCTGAAAGAGGAGGAGTCTTACAGGGCCGTAGCTGATAGGCTGGTTCAGATAGCCCACTGTTACGGCTTCGATGGTTGGCTGATCAACATCGAGAACCCTCTCGGT GAGACTGCTGTGAAGAACACTCCTCTGTTTCTACGTTATCTGACGGACCAGATGCACGAGAGAGTCCCTGGTAGTATGGTGTTGTGGTATGACTCTGTTCTGGAGAACGGACAGCTCAAATGGCAGAATGAACTCAACCCATCCAACAG AGTGTTTTTCTCAGCGTGTGATGGTATCTTCACCAACTATAACTGGACAGAGCAGAACCTGGAGGGAATGAAGGCCTACTCAGCTGCTCAGGGCCGGCTGGCGGACATCTTTGTTGGGGTGGACGTGTTCGCCAGGGGAGAGGTGGTGGGGGGGAAGCTAGAGACTAATAAG gctCTGGAGATGATTCGTAAACATGACTTCTCTACGGCCATCTTTGCTCCAGGCTGGGTGTACGAGTCCATCCCAGACAAGAATGACTTCAGGAAGGAACAGGACAA GTTCTGGTCTCTTCTGTCTGACTTCCTGTATGTCCACCGGCCCTCGTCGCCCCTCCCTTTCGTCTCCTCCTTCTGCCAGGGTGCTGGGACCAGCCTCTACTGGAGGGGACAG CGTGAGGTGGATCGTAGCTGGTTCAACCTGGATGCCCAGGAGCTGCAACCCCTATACTACAGAGAGACCCTTGAGGGGGAGGGCTGGCTGAGGACCCAGGGCTGCCCTGAAGATGCCTGGAGCGGGGGCAGCTCTCTGCTCGTAGAGGGCGTCCTACCCTCCATGCTGTCTAAAGTCTGCGCCAG gaTCTTTTCTCTCCAGGTGCCTTTATCCTCCAGGGTCTTTGTGTCTCTGATCTATAAGCCATCTCCTGGGGTCACTGTCTCTCTGGAGTTAAAGACTGCTGATGCtacactctgcacacacagagGTGTTCAGGATATACCTA ccagcAGTATTGAGCCTATTGCTTTAACAGAGGACCACCAGTTGATGAGACAGTTCTCTCAGAGCTGTGGACAGTGGAACCCAGACGGATGGACTGTCAG gtgttcCCAGTTGGAGCTGCAGGGCTGTGCTCTGAGGGATGTGTGTGTCAGCGTGCGGCGTGATGGAGGAGATAAGGACACACCTTTCAAATGCCGGGTCGGAGAGattatg atcctGGATGCTGAGTCCCTCTCCGTTGCTCCCCTCCCagtccagagtgtgtgtctctatgacGTGGTGTGGCTGAGGGGCGCCAATAAACTTAATCTCAACGCCACCCTGCGCTGGCGTTACCCTGCCCAACTCGTACGCCACTTCCTGGTGTACTGGCGCCGGCTGAGGGGTCCAGACCCCCGGATCCCATCTGGCAAGCTGGCCCTGATTGGCCGAGCCTACTGCCCCTTATTCCGTGTGACCGAGCTGACGGTTCCAGAACCTCCAGGTCTTCTAGAACTGGTGGTGGAACCCGTATCCCGGGAGGGGTTCCGTGTTCCTGAATCCCAATGGGGGAGGAGGAGTCTCAGTTATACTGAGGAGAGGACGGACCAATCATAA